From the Paracholeplasma morum genome, the window TAAGTATATTGCAATTGAAAGGTGCTGGATAATATGGATATCAGTTATAAAAAACTGTGGATTGTTCTAATTGAAAAAGATATTACACCAGCAGATTTGCGAAAAGATCTAAACATCGCAACGGGTACAATGACTAAACTTAGAAGAAACGAAGAAGTCGCCCTTTCTGTATTATTGAGGATTTGCGAGTATCTCAATTGTAATATTGGAGACATTTGTGATGCTGTAAAAATTGACAATAATAAGCATAATAAGGGGTGATGGTATGTTTTGTTCAAATTGTGGCAAACAATTAGAAGATGGTTCAAAGTTTTGTAATAGTTGCGGTAGTCAGGTTGAAATTAGTGAACAATCTGCTTCTGATTCAAAAAGAAAAATAATCTTTGATGGAAAAATTCATAAGTGCCCAAATTGTGGATCTCGGTTAGATTCATTTGAACACAAGTGCAAAGATTGTGGTTACGAGCTTAGGGGTTCAAATGTGACAAATGTTGTCAAAGAACTGGCTGAGAAATTAGAAAAAACAAATTCTGTGGCTAAAAAAAATGATTTAATTAGCAATTTTTATATTCCTAACACAAAAGAAGATATTTATGAGTTTTTTATCTTAGCTATATCAAATTTGACAACCGATTCTAGATGTGAAGAAGCTTGGAAGTCTAAGTTAGAGCAAACATATCATAAAGCAAAGCTATCTTTTGGTAACACATCAGAGTTTGAATATGTAGATAAATTATATGGTAAAACAATGAGATCGTATAAAAATAAATCACTTAACAGAAATTTACAACGAGGATGGAAGTATTTTTTAGGGGCAATATTATTCGTTATAGGTATAGCTATGCTCATTTTTGGATTTTTTATGGGATCTGAATCAGGTGATGAAGATTCACCTTTCTATATGGTGAGTATGATGGGTTTCTTTGCTTTGTTTGCTGGTGTAGGTATTTTTCATTGGGGTTCACAAAAGAAAAATACTTCTGGCTCTGATAGCGATGAAGATGAAGAAGAGGAAGAGAAGGAATAGTTTGTTGTAACAAAAAATGGATTAACAAATCATAATAAGAATGGAGAGCTTACGTATGAGTTTTTTAAGAAAAAAAGGTGGATTCAGTGATGTAATCCGATGCGATGAAACTAATTACTTGGTCTGGAAATGGCATCCAAATGGAGTAAATGAGAGGGATTCAAAAAGAGAAACAGCAATTAGGACTAACTCCATATTAAGGGTGAAAACTGGTGAGGTTGCTGTTTTTGTGTATAAACAAAAAAACGGTACAATGCAGGACTTTATCGTTGGTCCATTTGATGAAAAACTGAAAACGAAAAACTTCCCTATATTATCTTCAATTATTGGACTATGGTATGAAGGTGATACTCCATTCCAAGCAGAGGTTTTTTTCATTAATACATCAATAGCGATTCAAACTAGATTTGGTATTCCCTATTTTGATGTTGTAGATTCGAGATTTCCAGACTTTCCTGTTCCTGTTGCGGTTAGAGGAGCCTTGACATTTAATGTGGAGGACTATAAAACATTCGGTAACTATCATCAAATGGTTAATTTCAATATTGAAGACCTCAAGAATAAGATAAATGCTTCTGTAACACGTTATGTAAAAGAAGTTGTTACAAATGCATCATCTGAACACGATATTCCAGTAATTGCGATTGAATCGAAGATTGATTTTATCAATGAAAAAGTGGAATTATATGTTAAAGATAGACTTTTAGATCTTTTTGGCATATCAGTTACGGGTATTGATATTAGTACAATCGAAGTTGATAAAGGCAATGAATCATATATTGAACTCAAAAGAGTTACTAAGGATATTTCAACCATTAAAGCAGAAACTGAACTTCATAACTATCAAGAAGAGTTAAGGATTAAAAGAGAAGAAGGACAGTATTCTCAACGCATGGGGACTCGACAATCCAATATTGGTGCTTATCAGACTGAAATTGGCGGTCAAGTAGGAATTGCTGGGGCAGAAGCCTTAGGTAAGATGGGAGAGAAAGGTGCTGGGAATATTGACTTAGGCGGACAAAACGCAGGTTTTAACCCAGTTTCAATGATGGCTGGTATGGCTGTTGGTTCTGCAGTTGGTAAAAATATCGCTGGAACTTTTGACAATTCTATCAATCAAAATAGTACAAAACAAAGTGTTCCGCCTGCAGTACCAATTACTACATTTTATGTTTCAAAAGACGGAAAACCTGTTGGTCCTTTTGACCTGGATACTTTAAGAAGTATGGTAGTTAGTGGTAATTTAAGTCCGGATAGTTTTGTTTGGAAAGAGGGCATGCCCGAATGGCAGAAGGCTAGTTTGCAAAGCGAACTGTCAGGAATATTTCCTCCGAAAATTTAAATTCAAAATGTTACTCATAAGATAGAGAAGGGGGAGTATGCCGTGTTTAATATAATTACTAAATTAGGTATACCAGGAACTAATGAAAACGATTAGAAGTATTTTTTTAGTGATGATGATATTTTTAGGTTTTGTTTTAATGGGATGTGAAGTAACAGTTGAACTTGATGATAACGAAGCACAAGTAAAATCATCCTCATCTTCACTAGTTGGAACAGATTACGAAGATGTTGTTGCAAAATTTGAATCCTGGGGATTTACAAACATTCAAACTGAAGTGGTATACGACATAATTTGGGGTATTACAAAAGAAGGTACAACAAAAAGTGTGAAAATTGGCGAGTCAGAAAATTTTTCATCGGGTGATATTTATGAAAAAAATGTCTCAATTATAGTCACGTATTCAATGAAGGCTTCAAATGATCCGACAAAACAGAAATATTCAATAACTTGGCAATATGAAGATGGAACCATTATTGAAACCGAAAATGTACTATGGGGTAATGTTCCTAGCTACACAGGTGATACACCTTATAAAGAATCTACTAACGAGACTAAATATACCTTTAGTGGATGGACTCCAGAAGTAGTTGCTGTCACGGGTGAAAAAGTATATACCGCAGTATTTACAGAAAGCGAAATTGACTTGAATAAAGTCGATGTAGTAAATTCTGAGTCATATTTTGTAGGAAAAAACTTTGAGGAAGTAGTCGAAATTCTGCAAGATTGGGGATTCATCAATATCGAAACTGTCCCTGTTTATGATATCATTTGGGATATTACTGAACCTGGTTCTACAAAAAATGTAACTATCAATGGTTCAGACACGTTTAAGAATGGGGATGTGTTTGATAAAGATGTGTTGATAATCATCACCTATTCAATGCGTGATGATGATGACCCTACTAAGCAAAAATATACAATAACATGGCAGTATGAAGACGGAACAATTATTAAAACAGATGAAGTCTTGTGGGGTTCTGTCCCTATCTACACGGGAAATACACCATCAAAGAATTCAACGAATGAATTCAAATATACTTTTAATGGATGGGCTCCAGAAATAGAAACAGTTACAGGTGATAAAACATATGTAGCTCAATTTATAGAAGAAGATGTTCAATATCAAGTTTCCTATTTGATTCCTGATCATGTTGTTCAAATTATATCAGGAGGAGTTCATTACCTAGCAATTACCAGTAGTGGACAAGTATATTCTTGGGGAATGAATTATTATGGTCAACTTGGTGACGGGACTAAGAAAGATAAGAGTACACCTGTGAATATTACTGAGAACTTCAATCTTTCTGATGGTGAGCTTATAACGAAAATTGAAGCAGGAAGTCATCACAGCATTGCTCTTACTTCGTTAGGTCGAGTTTTTTCGTGGGGTAAAAACAATTCAGGGATTTTAGGAGATGGAACAACGGTTGACAAGTCCATCCCAACTGATATAACTCAGTGGTTCTATCTTAGTTCCAATGAAAAAATAATTAACGTTTTTGCAGGCGAGAGAGGAGATCACTCTTTGGCCACTTCCTCTAGCGGACGAATTTTCTCTTGGGGGAATAACCAATATGGTCAACTCGGAGATGGCACAAAAATGAATAAAATTATCCCAGTCAACATAACGGGTTATTTTGGAATGACTGCGGGTGAAACAATAAATTTCGCGGTCGGTGACAGCCACACTCTTGGAGTGACATCAACTGGACGAGTTTTCTCATGGGGTAGAAATAACGTAGGACAACTAGGACATGGAACAACTACAGATGAAATGGTTCCTGTGATGTTCAATGTGTTATTTGATCTATATTCGAATGAAAGAATAATTTCTCTTGGTGCATCACTTGCACATTCGCTAGCATTAACTTCAAGAGGTAGGATTTTTACTTGGGGAACAGGCAATGCAGCTCAGCATCCAGACGGTACCTATGCGGATAAGAAAGTACCAACGGATGTTACTTCATATTTTAATTTAGCTAGTGGAGAAACAATTGTCAAAGCTTATTCAATGGGATCACATGCATTTGCAATCACTTCAGAGAATCATTTATTTGGGTGGGGGCATAATTTGTACGGACAAACTGGTGATGGGACTACAGTATCTAAGGCTATCCCAATTGAGATTACGAGCAATTTTGATTTAAGTGTTGATGAGGTTATTATTGAATTTGTTGGTGGTTTTTACGACTCACTTTCTATTACCTCAAAAGGACGAATATTTGCATGGGGTTGGAACTTTTACTCGTCTCCGACCGAACTTCAAAATCTAAAAAAATCTACGATTCTTAAGATTGACACTTATCGACTTAACGAAACAATCATAGAGTATATTCCTATTAGGGAAGGTTATACATTTGGTGGTTGGTATACTGATGAGATGTTTTCTAAATTATATTCATTTAGTCTTATGCCAGCACAAAATATTGAACTATATGGAAAATGGATTCCTAATGATTAGTGATTGGTTGGCACAATGAATACACGAGCCTTTTATTAATTATCTCTTTATTAAGCCATAATTTAGGGGTGCTAAAACTTCTACACGATATGAAGAGGCTAAAAATGTACAGCTAATATTTGATTTTTACCTTCAAGGCAAAAGTATTATAGGAATAATTGAAGAGTTAGAAAGGCTTGGTATTAAATCCCCAACTGGAAAAGATAAGTGGAGTAAAGGACAATTGATGTAATGTTAAGTAATGAAAAATATATAGGAATAGTTCGACTATTAAATTCAGGGAAGTACGAAGCTCATTATATTTCTGAAGATAATAATCCTTCTATTATAAGTGATGAACAGTTTAAGGCAGTACAGATTGAGAAGGCAAATAGAAGTAATGTTATAAAGGGTGAAGATGGCAACCAGAGAAAAAATAAAAAGTACAGTTCTAAGAGAAAATAGCAAATTTGGATTTATGGAGGTTACTTGGATTGAAAAAAATGAAAAATAATAATAAGTCAAAAAGAATCATCATAATTACAATTCTAATCTTATTGGCTGTTTTTGGAGGTATAACCGTCTGGGGTAATCTTACAATAGGCACCACTCGTTATAAGATAACTTTGGAGCGTTTGCCAGTTGCATTTGAAGGATATAAGATTGCACAGATTGCAGATTTGCATAATTCAGAATTTGGAGAGGATAATTCGAAAACAATTAAAATCTTGAAAGAGGAGAATCCTGATATCATTGTTATTACTGGTGATCTGGTAGATTCAAATCACATGGACATAGACATTGCAATAAAGTTTATTCAACAGGCGGTAAAAATTTCTCCGTGCTATTATGTGACAGGCAACCATGAGGCATGGATTGGAGATATCTACTATGAACTGGAAGAACAATTGCTCGACGCAGGTGTCACTGTATTACGTGATGAGGTGATTACAATATCGAATGATAAAGACAGCATTCAACTGATTGGTTTGGACGATCCTGATTTTTCAGATCAGGCTCCTTACCTTCAAGAGAGCATGCTAGAGGCTAAACTTTACAATATGAATTTAAAAGATGGGTTCAAGATTTTATTGTCGCACAGACCAGAATTCTTTGGAGTATATGTAAAAAATGACATTGATTTAGTTCTCAGTGGTCATGCACATGGCGGGCAGTTCAGAATTCCTTTTATAGGGGGCGTTATTGCTCCAAATCAGGGGTTCTTCCCAAAATATGATGCAGGAGAATATCATGAAGCCAATACTACGATGATTGTCAGTCGTGGTATTGGAAACAGCATAATTCCCGTAAGAATTAATAACAGGCCAGAAGTGGTTATTGTCCAATTATATTCTCAATGATAAAACCTAGCTTACAGGGTATTTTGAAGCATAAAAACAAAATAGCCTACTTTCTTAAAGGTAAGCACAGATGACATAGAAAAGAAAAACGACGAGTAAACATTGATAAATAAAGATATCTTACGATTTATTGACTTATTCCATAAATAGTCTAAGTATTTCACGTTGAGTCTATCGTATTGCTTTCTTTAAAAACGGCTTAACAAAACCATTCATATAATAATAGAAGAAGTATCTAACCTCTTAAATCAGGGTTAAATACTTCTTTTTTACTTTTTGCCCAATGTGGAAACATATCGAAATCAATGTGGAAACATCTAAAGAAGTTGTTTTTATTGACTCCGTAGTTTATTGTGATACAATATATCTATATGAATGAGCGCTCATATAGATAGGAGATTAGTATGGATCAAAAAGATATAATAGAGTTTTGTGAATGTAATGTTCTTCACCCTGAAAAAATAGAAATAGCCCATAAAAACTTACTAGATAATGAATCTATTTCACTGCTAACTTTGTTCTTCAAAACATTTAGCGATCCCACAAGAATGAAAATCATATTGGCATTAAAAGAAACCGAGTTGTGTGTGTGCGATCTGTCTGCTGTGATCAATGTCAGTCAATCCGCTGTCTCACATCAATTGAAAACCTTAAGAGAGAATCGTTTGGTTAAATACCGAAAAGAGGGGAATGTTGTTTATTACTCGCTTGACGATGACCACGTCCACGTGTTAATAACTCAAGCAATGAATCATCTAAAACATAAGTAGAATGGAGAAAAAACATGAAAGAGATTAAATATAGTTTATCAGAAATTAGCTGTGCGAGTTGTGCAGATAAGATTGAACAAAAGATAAAGAAGTTAAACGGAGTTGAGGAAGGTTATTTAAACTTTGTTACAAAAGAAATCAAGGTACAAGTTGCGGATTCAACTGATACTGCAAGACTATTTGACACGATTAAAAAAATTGTGAAAGATGAAGAGGGTGATGTCGAGGTATGTGAACTAACCCCAAATGTCATTTATGCAATAGATGGTTTAGACTGTG encodes:
- a CDS encoding ArsR/SmtB family transcription factor, translated to MDQKDIIEFCECNVLHPEKIEIAHKNLLDNESISLLTLFFKTFSDPTRMKIILALKETELCVCDLSAVINVSQSAVSHQLKTLRENRLVKYRKEGNVVYYSLDDDHVHVLITQAMNHLKHK
- a CDS encoding zinc ribbon domain-containing protein, translated to MFCSNCGKQLEDGSKFCNSCGSQVEISEQSASDSKRKIIFDGKIHKCPNCGSRLDSFEHKCKDCGYELRGSNVTNVVKELAEKLEKTNSVAKKNDLISNFYIPNTKEDIYEFFILAISNLTTDSRCEEAWKSKLEQTYHKAKLSFGNTSEFEYVDKLYGKTMRSYKNKSLNRNLQRGWKYFLGAILFVIGIAMLIFGFFMGSESGDEDSPFYMVSMMGFFALFAGVGIFHWGSQKKNTSGSDSDEDEEEEEKE
- a CDS encoding metallophosphoesterase, encoding MKNNNKSKRIIIITILILLAVFGGITVWGNLTIGTTRYKITLERLPVAFEGYKIAQIADLHNSEFGEDNSKTIKILKEENPDIIVITGDLVDSNHMDIDIAIKFIQQAVKISPCYYVTGNHEAWIGDIYYELEEQLLDAGVTVLRDEVITISNDKDSIQLIGLDDPDFSDQAPYLQESMLEAKLYNMNLKDGFKILLSHRPEFFGVYVKNDIDLVLSGHAHGGQFRIPFIGGVIAPNQGFFPKYDAGEYHEANTTMIVSRGIGNSIIPVRINNRPEVVIVQLYSQ
- a CDS encoding helix-turn-helix domain-containing protein, which gives rise to MDISYKKLWIVLIEKDITPADLRKDLNIATGTMTKLRRNEEVALSVLLRICEYLNCNIGDICDAVKIDNNKHNKG
- a CDS encoding SPFH domain-containing protein, with translation MSFLRKKGGFSDVIRCDETNYLVWKWHPNGVNERDSKRETAIRTNSILRVKTGEVAVFVYKQKNGTMQDFIVGPFDEKLKTKNFPILSSIIGLWYEGDTPFQAEVFFINTSIAIQTRFGIPYFDVVDSRFPDFPVPVAVRGALTFNVEDYKTFGNYHQMVNFNIEDLKNKINASVTRYVKEVVTNASSEHDIPVIAIESKIDFINEKVELYVKDRLLDLFGISVTGIDISTIEVDKGNESYIELKRVTKDISTIKAETELHNYQEELRIKREEGQYSQRMGTRQSNIGAYQTEIGGQVGIAGAEALGKMGEKGAGNIDLGGQNAGFNPVSMMAGMAVGSAVGKNIAGTFDNSINQNSTKQSVPPAVPITTFYVSKDGKPVGPFDLDTLRSMVVSGNLSPDSFVWKEGMPEWQKASLQSELSGIFPPKI
- a CDS encoding RCC1 domain-containing protein; this encodes MGCEVTVELDDNEAQVKSSSSSLVGTDYEDVVAKFESWGFTNIQTEVVYDIIWGITKEGTTKSVKIGESENFSSGDIYEKNVSIIVTYSMKASNDPTKQKYSITWQYEDGTIIETENVLWGNVPSYTGDTPYKESTNETKYTFSGWTPEVVAVTGEKVYTAVFTESEIDLNKVDVVNSESYFVGKNFEEVVEILQDWGFINIETVPVYDIIWDITEPGSTKNVTINGSDTFKNGDVFDKDVLIIITYSMRDDDDPTKQKYTITWQYEDGTIIKTDEVLWGSVPIYTGNTPSKNSTNEFKYTFNGWAPEIETVTGDKTYVAQFIEEDVQYQVSYLIPDHVVQIISGGVHYLAITSSGQVYSWGMNYYGQLGDGTKKDKSTPVNITENFNLSDGELITKIEAGSHHSIALTSLGRVFSWGKNNSGILGDGTTVDKSIPTDITQWFYLSSNEKIINVFAGERGDHSLATSSSGRIFSWGNNQYGQLGDGTKMNKIIPVNITGYFGMTAGETINFAVGDSHTLGVTSTGRVFSWGRNNVGQLGHGTTTDEMVPVMFNVLFDLYSNERIISLGASLAHSLALTSRGRIFTWGTGNAAQHPDGTYADKKVPTDVTSYFNLASGETIVKAYSMGSHAFAITSENHLFGWGHNLYGQTGDGTTVSKAIPIEITSNFDLSVDEVIIEFVGGFYDSLSITSKGRIFAWGWNFYSSPTELQNLKKSTILKIDTYRLNETIIEYIPIREGYTFGGWYTDEMFSKLYSFSLMPAQNIELYGKWIPND